The following coding sequences lie in one Streptomyces venezuelae genomic window:
- a CDS encoding class I SAM-dependent methyltransferase yields MTTTSSEAELPRPTTLEDVPGWFWPLDQRLFAWFLGQGAAGSPPGDLLEMGCYLGKSTVVMGQFLRPGEKMTVCDLFGADDGYTKEATKAFYQKSLTRRAFEANYTAFHDTLPALVEGRTDVLPETVEDASCRFVHIDASHMYDDVRDDIRTAKNALREDGVLVLDDYRTEHTPGVAAATWEAVFRHGLRPVMLSSNKLYGTWGDPAPLRDALLEELHAMPNCAPEIQHIAGLDVLRASRAKIPAPHLVTSRHPARPARPAPTAVPAPAVPAPALPAPRHRGVRRLAVDLLPPVVTRAVRKARR; encoded by the coding sequence ATGACGACGACCAGCAGCGAGGCCGAACTGCCGCGCCCCACCACCCTGGAGGACGTGCCGGGCTGGTTCTGGCCCCTGGACCAGCGGCTGTTCGCCTGGTTCCTCGGCCAGGGCGCGGCCGGCAGCCCGCCGGGCGACCTCCTGGAGATGGGCTGCTACCTCGGCAAGAGCACGGTCGTCATGGGCCAGTTCCTGCGGCCCGGCGAGAAGATGACCGTCTGCGACCTCTTCGGGGCCGACGACGGCTACACCAAGGAGGCGACCAAGGCCTTCTACCAGAAGTCCCTGACCCGGCGCGCCTTCGAGGCCAACTACACGGCCTTCCACGACACGCTGCCCGCCCTGGTCGAGGGCCGCACCGACGTGCTGCCGGAGACCGTCGAGGACGCCTCGTGCCGGTTCGTCCACATCGACGCCTCGCACATGTACGACGACGTGCGCGACGACATCCGCACGGCGAAGAACGCGCTGCGGGAGGACGGCGTCCTCGTCCTCGACGACTACCGCACCGAACACACGCCCGGCGTCGCCGCCGCCACCTGGGAAGCCGTCTTCCGCCACGGGCTGCGGCCCGTCATGCTCTCCTCCAACAAGCTGTACGGCACCTGGGGCGATCCGGCGCCGCTGCGGGACGCGCTCCTCGAAGAGCTGCACGCCATGCCGAACTGCGCCCCGGAGATCCAGCACATCGCGGGACTCGACGTGCTGCGCGCCTCGCGGGCGAAGATCCCGGCACCCCACCTGGTCACGTCCCGCCATCCCGCACGTCCCGCCAGGCCCGCCCCCACCGCCGTCCCCGCACCCGCCGTCCCCGCGCCCGCCCTGCCCGCTCCCCGGCACCGGGGCGTCCGCAGGCTCGCCGTCGACCTGCTGCCGCCGGTGGTGACCCGGGCGGTACGCAAGGCCCGCCGCTGA
- a CDS encoding stealth conserved region 3 domain-containing protein, giving the protein MKITYLLGWGDEMGGTELATYTQARHLAERPGVEVEIVSVFRTRAEPFFAEARELPVRHLVDRTVTPERPVRESDVDDAACRTLAALPSELIRPAWEDAFDRLSDIEMTAALGSLDTDVLVTTTPALLAAAVALVPARVVTVHQEHRPTQRRGPSGEPLLLHAPRLDALVSLTGRTRDWLAESLGATAPELAVVPNAVPDGFRPRADGESKVIVMAARLTGEKRVDHAIRAFAQVAEAHPEWTLRIFGSGHRERHLRRLVDGFGLHDRVELLGPCQDMAAEWAKAGLSLMTAGHNEAFPLVLLEALAAGVPVVAYDVLTGPAEIVRHRVDGLLVPPGQVDELARAMGELMGDDEMRRGYAEAAREGVYARFSSADVTARWEELYTRLVAGRDRPERLRGRADRVALGVASGGSGFRPTAPHTFDAAAAADEHAREDEILAADGTGRLIRSVGRLAERRDDVLAPRMAEWNLELVADALESQDVPYVVVRTPGETAHTLAVADDDRPRALKALAGALRGLPVYAELVNPRDAAPGTVLAERLDTIGDLAGVKVFKPVTTTTLSLRHGAGLACTVGFWRRTPEGAFHTPFGSTLAGAELPSLTATATLDVAERAYPTLDVFTELLIKDVDFPIDAVYTWVDDSDPAWRARREETLGGGDTSADGGAVRFRNRDELRFSLRSIAMYAPWIRHVYLVTAGQTPPWLDSDHPGLTVVDHRDLFAEPEECLPTFNSHSIESQLHRIEGLSEHFLYFNDDMFLGRPTTPDTFFLSNGLARFFWSSASVPALPVAPDDEGYLAAAKNNRALLREAFGRTTTHSFFHVPYALRRSILQEITERFPEQTAATARSRVRSRGDLALVSSLHQHYAYLTGRAVPAGISYDFVDIGDRADHARLGRLLQNRDRTAFCIGESPDGGVTDEEMALAIRSFLTAYFPVRSPYEVRDGS; this is encoded by the coding sequence ATGAAGATCACGTATCTGCTGGGCTGGGGCGACGAGATGGGCGGCACCGAGCTCGCCACGTACACGCAGGCCCGGCACCTCGCGGAGCGACCCGGCGTCGAGGTCGAGATCGTCTCCGTCTTCCGCACCCGCGCCGAGCCGTTCTTCGCCGAGGCGCGCGAACTGCCGGTGCGTCACCTCGTCGACCGCACCGTCACGCCCGAACGCCCGGTGCGGGAGTCCGACGTGGACGACGCGGCGTGCCGGACCCTCGCCGCGCTGCCCAGCGAGCTGATCAGGCCCGCCTGGGAGGACGCGTTCGACCGGCTGTCGGACATCGAGATGACGGCCGCGCTCGGCTCGCTCGACACCGACGTGCTGGTCACCACGACGCCCGCGCTGCTCGCCGCCGCCGTGGCGCTGGTGCCCGCCCGGGTCGTCACCGTCCACCAGGAGCACCGGCCCACCCAGCGGCGCGGCCCGTCCGGCGAGCCGCTGCTGCTTCACGCGCCGCGCCTGGACGCGCTCGTCTCGCTCACCGGCCGCACCCGTGACTGGCTCGCGGAGTCCCTCGGCGCGACCGCCCCCGAGCTCGCCGTCGTCCCGAACGCCGTACCGGACGGCTTCAGGCCGCGCGCGGACGGCGAGAGCAAGGTCATCGTCATGGCGGCCCGGCTGACCGGCGAGAAGCGCGTCGACCACGCCATCAGGGCGTTCGCGCAGGTCGCGGAGGCACACCCGGAGTGGACGCTGCGGATCTTCGGCAGCGGCCACCGCGAACGGCACCTGCGCAGGCTCGTCGACGGGTTCGGTCTCCACGACCGGGTGGAACTCCTCGGCCCCTGCCAGGACATGGCGGCCGAGTGGGCCAAGGCGGGGCTGAGCCTGATGACCGCCGGGCACAACGAGGCGTTCCCGCTGGTCCTCCTGGAGGCGCTCGCCGCGGGGGTGCCCGTCGTGGCGTACGACGTGCTGACCGGGCCCGCCGAGATCGTCAGGCACCGCGTCGACGGGCTGCTCGTGCCGCCGGGACAGGTCGACGAACTGGCACGCGCCATGGGCGAGTTGATGGGCGACGACGAGATGCGGCGCGGATACGCCGAAGCGGCGCGCGAAGGCGTGTACGCACGGTTCTCCTCCGCCGACGTCACCGCGCGCTGGGAGGAGCTGTACACGCGGCTCGTCGCGGGCCGCGACCGTCCGGAGCGGCTGCGCGGGCGCGCGGACCGGGTGGCGCTCGGCGTCGCGTCCGGCGGCAGCGGCTTCCGGCCCACCGCCCCGCACACCTTCGACGCGGCGGCCGCCGCCGACGAGCACGCCCGCGAGGACGAGATCCTCGCCGCGGACGGGACGGGCCGCCTCATCCGCTCGGTGGGCCGCCTCGCCGAGCGCCGGGACGACGTACTCGCCCCGCGGATGGCGGAGTGGAACCTGGAGCTCGTCGCGGACGCCCTGGAGTCGCAGGACGTCCCCTACGTCGTGGTGCGCACCCCGGGCGAGACCGCCCACACCCTGGCCGTCGCCGACGACGACCGCCCCCGCGCGCTGAAGGCCCTGGCCGGTGCGCTGCGCGGGCTGCCGGTCTACGCGGAGCTGGTCAACCCGCGCGACGCGGCGCCCGGCACGGTCCTCGCCGAACGCCTCGACACCATCGGCGACCTCGCGGGCGTGAAGGTCTTCAAGCCGGTCACCACGACCACGCTGTCGCTGCGGCACGGCGCGGGTCTCGCCTGCACGGTGGGGTTCTGGCGCCGGACGCCCGAGGGTGCCTTCCACACGCCGTTCGGGTCGACGCTCGCGGGCGCCGAGCTGCCCTCGCTGACGGCCACGGCGACGCTGGACGTGGCGGAGCGCGCGTACCCGACGCTCGACGTGTTCACCGAACTCCTCATCAAGGACGTCGACTTCCCCATCGACGCCGTCTACACCTGGGTCGACGACTCCGACCCCGCGTGGCGGGCCCGCCGCGAGGAGACGCTGGGCGGCGGCGACACGTCGGCCGACGGCGGCGCGGTCCGGTTCCGCAACCGGGACGAGCTGCGCTTCAGCCTGCGGTCGATCGCGATGTACGCGCCGTGGATCCGGCACGTGTACCTGGTCACGGCGGGCCAGACCCCGCCCTGGCTCGACAGCGACCACCCGGGCCTGACCGTCGTCGACCACCGCGACCTGTTCGCCGAGCCCGAGGAGTGCCTGCCGACCTTCAACTCGCACTCCATCGAGTCGCAGCTGCACCGCATCGAGGGCCTGTCGGAGCACTTCCTCTACTTCAACGACGACATGTTCCTGGGCCGCCCCACCACCCCGGACACGTTCTTCCTCAGCAACGGCCTGGCCCGCTTCTTCTGGTCGTCGGCGTCCGTGCCCGCGCTGCCCGTCGCACCGGACGACGAGGGCTATCTGGCGGCGGCGAAGAACAACCGCGCGCTGCTGCGCGAGGCGTTCGGCAGGACGACGACCCACTCCTTCTTCCACGTGCCGTACGCGTTGCGCCGCAGCATCCTCCAGGAGATCACCGAGCGCTTCCCCGAGCAGACGGCGGCCACGGCCCGCAGCCGCGTCCGCTCACGGGGCGACCTCGCGCTGGTCTCCTCGCTGCACCAGCACTACGCGTACCTGACCGGGCGTGCGGTGCCCGCCGGCATCTCGTACGACTTCGTGGACATCGGGGACCGCGCCGACCACGCGCGGCTCGGGCGGCTCCTGCAGAACCGCGACCGGACCGCGTTCTGCATCGGCGAGTCCCCCGACGGCGGGGTGACGGACGAGGAGATGGCGCTCGCCATCCGCTCGTTCCTGACCGCGTACTTCCCGGTGCGCTCGCCCTATGAGGTGCGGGACGGCTCCTGA
- a CDS encoding CDP-glycerol glycerophosphotransferase family protein, whose translation MTRFSVVVPVHRVQGYLRACLDSVLTQSFADLELIVVDDASPDACAAIAGEYAERDPRVQLVRLPARAGAGPARNIGADRATGAYLLFLDGDDLLLPGALEAVDAALTAADDQAGPDVVLCAHDRVDWWENVRPGGDDLTGDPLAATPAAWNRVFRRGFWQEQRLAFSSGAYEDVVPVVTATLRAGERTAVVERPCVRWRERRAGSFSKTPGRAHFALVGRYEQLLAAAGPEDRARLLPHAAVHLLAVLDDPGRIKDGDRRDFFRAAARLHQQYAPVGTTPRTPEEKALATASFAAHESLRKAETRRLRLTRQLTRQKKKLRARAMRAAYRADLRRPLDPHLAVYGAYWNRGVSCNPAAIHAKARELAPHVRGVWVVSSRNKHRVPPGVEYVIEGSRRYWQTMATATYLVNNSSFPGGFTKRPGQVYLQTHHGTPLKTMGLDQRRYPAGTHGISFQKVLDHTDQWDFSLSSNPHSTEIWERVYPSVAYQALEAGYPRNDVYFTAGEDEVARVRAQLGVEDGRTVLLYAPTHRDYQKGFLPRLDLRRFADALGPSYVVLVRAHYFYGADAGLEAHPQLVDVTGHARVEELCLAADALVTDYSSLMFDYACLDRPIVTYAPDWQAYRLARGTYFDLLSGRPGETPGAVATTEDELAALFKDGGWDTPEATALRAAFRERFCPYDDGRAAERVVRRLFLSGASGAQEPSRTS comes from the coding sequence ATGACGCGCTTCTCGGTAGTCGTCCCCGTCCACCGCGTCCAGGGCTACCTGCGCGCATGCCTGGACTCCGTGCTCACCCAGTCCTTCGCCGACCTCGAACTGATCGTCGTCGACGACGCGTCGCCCGACGCCTGCGCCGCGATCGCCGGGGAGTATGCGGAGCGCGACCCGCGCGTGCAACTCGTCCGCCTCCCCGCCCGCGCGGGCGCGGGCCCCGCCCGCAACATCGGCGCCGACCGTGCCACCGGCGCGTACCTCCTCTTCCTCGACGGCGACGACCTGCTCCTGCCCGGCGCCCTGGAAGCCGTCGACGCCGCGCTCACGGCGGCGGACGACCAAGCCGGCCCGGATGTCGTCCTCTGCGCCCACGACCGCGTCGACTGGTGGGAGAACGTCCGCCCCGGCGGCGACGACCTCACCGGCGACCCCCTCGCCGCCACCCCCGCCGCCTGGAACCGCGTCTTCCGGCGCGGTTTCTGGCAGGAGCAGCGCCTCGCCTTCTCCTCCGGCGCGTACGAGGACGTGGTGCCCGTCGTCACCGCGACCCTCCGCGCGGGCGAGCGCACCGCCGTCGTCGAACGGCCCTGCGTGCGCTGGCGTGAGCGGCGCGCGGGCAGCTTCTCCAAGACCCCTGGCCGCGCCCACTTCGCCCTGGTCGGACGGTACGAGCAGCTGCTCGCCGCCGCGGGACCCGAGGACCGCGCCCGGCTCCTGCCGCACGCCGCCGTCCACCTGCTCGCCGTCCTCGACGACCCCGGACGGATCAAGGACGGCGACCGGCGCGACTTCTTCCGCGCGGCCGCCCGCCTCCACCAGCAGTACGCGCCGGTCGGCACCACACCCCGCACCCCCGAGGAGAAGGCCCTCGCCACCGCCTCGTTCGCCGCCCACGAAAGCCTCCGCAAGGCCGAGACGCGACGGCTGCGCCTCACCCGGCAGCTGACGCGGCAGAAGAAGAAGCTGCGGGCCCGCGCCATGCGCGCCGCCTACCGCGCCGACCTGCGCCGCCCCCTCGACCCGCACCTCGCGGTCTACGGCGCCTACTGGAACCGCGGCGTCTCCTGCAACCCGGCCGCCATCCACGCCAAGGCCCGCGAACTCGCCCCGCACGTCCGGGGCGTGTGGGTCGTCTCCAGCCGCAACAAGCACCGGGTGCCGCCCGGCGTCGAGTACGTCATCGAGGGCTCACGCCGCTACTGGCAGACCATGGCCACGGCCACGTACCTCGTCAACAACTCCAGCTTCCCCGGCGGCTTCACCAAGCGCCCCGGCCAGGTCTACCTCCAGACCCACCACGGCACCCCCCTCAAGACGATGGGCCTGGACCAGCGCCGCTACCCGGCGGGCACGCACGGCATCAGCTTCCAGAAGGTCCTCGACCACACCGACCAGTGGGACTTCAGCCTCTCCTCCAACCCGCACTCCACCGAGATCTGGGAGCGCGTCTACCCCTCCGTGGCCTACCAGGCCCTGGAGGCCGGCTATCCGCGCAACGACGTGTACTTCACCGCGGGCGAGGACGAGGTGGCGCGCGTACGGGCGCAGTTGGGCGTCGAGGACGGGCGGACCGTGCTGCTGTACGCGCCCACCCACCGCGACTACCAGAAGGGCTTCCTGCCCCGCCTCGACCTGCGCCGCTTCGCCGACGCGCTCGGCCCCTCGTACGTCGTCCTCGTGCGCGCCCACTACTTCTACGGCGCCGACGCGGGCCTCGAAGCCCACCCGCAACTCGTCGACGTCACCGGGCACGCGCGCGTGGAGGAGCTCTGCCTGGCCGCCGACGCCCTCGTCACGGACTACTCCTCGCTGATGTTCGACTACGCCTGCCTCGACCGCCCGATCGTGACGTACGCCCCCGACTGGCAGGCCTACCGCCTCGCCCGCGGCACCTACTTCGACCTGCTCTCCGGCCGCCCCGGCGAGACCCCGGGCGCCGTGGCCACCACCGAGGACGAGCTCGCCGCGCTGTTCAAGGACGGCGGGTGGGACACCCCGGAGGCGACGGCGCTGCGGGCGGCGTTCCGGGAGCGCTTCTGCCCCTACGACGACGGACGCGCCGCCGAACGCGTGGTCCGGCGGCTGTTCCTGTCCGGAGCGTCCGGCGCTCAGGAGCCGTCCCGCACCTCATAG
- a CDS encoding bifunctional glycosyltransferase/CDP-glycerol:glycerophosphate glycerophosphotransferase — MQPRLSVVVPIYNVEEFLEECLESIAGQTMDGPGLHGGPEARGGLECILVDDGSTDGSPRIAREFAAKDPRFVYVRQRNAGLSAARNTGVRKASPTAEFLTFVDSDDVVPHDAYGRMIASLDATGSDFASGNVWRLNERGRSQAWQYKWLTEARTSTHISEDLDLLSDRVAWNKVFRRAFWDRHRFTFPEGKLYEDTPVMIPAHFLAGSVDVLSDHVYYWRVREGSITRRRTDVKGVRDRIAACAHVSGFLARHAPEMKKTYDASCLRDDFVYFLEGLPMGGPEYRTAFLTDTAAFLRRADPAVLAELPVDLRVKWQLVREARTAELIELLAFERANGTAFHVRGKVRRRAAYPGVGALPEKVARIGRGELPTVARVSEARWDAGGKLRITGYAYVRNMEATRPGHSVKAGLLKAAHSKGKFRRVPTRTIAAPQATEKSRQRLHCYDLSGFEMTVDPEQLRSGGRWQPGNWLFGLVLAGHGMVRRTALRATEGASAQSVVRELDDGLRLVLGYSKGRLVLRIQEYAARVDAHRRDGGDVVLSGTLPGRLRPKALRLTHATTKTDFDYPVRHTGDRFEVRVRLADLEDVAPTPHLAPKEVEPPHGDRWQANLVLPDGTLKSLAATLDLPPGRYASRAGRELCATANDQGRLVVELTRRPVADRVTWDTDGTLTVEGTLTPASWHDPELILRHSGRDEELTVPTEQTGDRFRAVIAPGGGVLREGRWYAFLRDGAGRSGEGSGPGRAEDGVPVRLLASASVTLPLHHTAQGREFTVDRRFGDRLFVEAGSVLSRSERGAYRRHRLRTVHYPSRRRLPLRDAVLYFDGDSPRAVHEELVRRGADVEHLWVTHDQQTHVPPGAKGVEEHSADWYDALARCRRIVTAGHLPDFFERREGQTVVQTWNGAPLKRIGTDLTDTLYADHGHLDALPKLSRQWDVLISPNRFSTPHLGRALAYEGEVLEAGSPRNDVLFTEDRDKVAERVRGELGIAPDKRIVLYAPTYRDHLAYSPGRFRYEPALDFRAAESVLGDDHVLLVRKHPLTSGRLTGARAPFVRDVSAHPRAAELLLLADVLVTDYSSLMFDFAHTGRPMLFHAYDLEHYRDTVRGFYLDFETRAPGPLLATTHEVVEALRDLDAITSRHADAYAAFREAYCDLDDGRAAARVAERLMR, encoded by the coding sequence GTGCAGCCCCGTCTCAGCGTCGTCGTACCCATCTACAACGTCGAGGAGTTTCTGGAGGAGTGCCTGGAGTCGATCGCCGGGCAGACCATGGACGGCCCAGGACTGCACGGCGGCCCCGAGGCACGCGGCGGCCTGGAGTGCATCCTCGTCGACGACGGCTCGACCGACGGCAGCCCGCGCATCGCCCGCGAGTTCGCCGCGAAGGACCCCCGCTTCGTCTACGTCCGCCAGCGCAACGCCGGACTGAGCGCCGCCCGCAACACCGGGGTGCGCAAGGCGTCCCCCACCGCCGAGTTCCTGACCTTCGTCGACAGCGACGACGTCGTGCCGCACGACGCGTACGGCCGGATGATCGCCAGCCTGGACGCCACGGGCTCCGACTTCGCGAGCGGCAACGTGTGGCGGCTCAACGAACGCGGCCGCTCCCAGGCCTGGCAGTACAAGTGGCTGACCGAGGCGCGCACGAGCACCCACATCTCCGAGGACCTGGACCTGCTCTCCGACCGCGTCGCCTGGAACAAGGTGTTCCGGCGCGCGTTCTGGGACCGGCACCGCTTCACCTTCCCCGAGGGCAAGCTCTACGAGGACACCCCCGTGATGATCCCGGCGCACTTCCTCGCCGGATCCGTGGACGTGCTCAGCGACCACGTCTACTACTGGCGGGTCCGCGAGGGCTCGATCACCCGGCGCCGCACCGACGTCAAGGGCGTGCGCGACCGGATCGCGGCCTGCGCGCACGTCAGCGGGTTCCTCGCCCGGCACGCGCCGGAGATGAAGAAGACGTACGACGCGTCGTGCCTGCGCGACGACTTCGTGTACTTCCTGGAGGGGCTGCCGATGGGCGGCCCCGAGTACCGCACGGCGTTCCTCACCGACACCGCCGCGTTCCTGCGCCGCGCCGACCCGGCCGTCCTCGCGGAGCTCCCCGTCGACCTGCGCGTCAAGTGGCAGCTCGTCCGCGAGGCACGTACCGCCGAACTCATCGAACTCCTCGCCTTCGAGCGCGCCAACGGCACCGCCTTCCACGTGCGCGGGAAGGTGCGCCGCCGCGCCGCCTACCCCGGCGTAGGCGCGCTGCCCGAGAAGGTCGCGCGCATCGGCCGGGGCGAACTGCCCACCGTGGCCCGGGTGAGTGAGGCGCGGTGGGACGCCGGCGGCAAGCTGCGGATCACCGGATACGCGTACGTGCGCAACATGGAGGCGACCCGGCCCGGACACTCCGTGAAGGCCGGTCTCCTCAAGGCGGCGCACAGCAAGGGGAAGTTCCGCCGCGTCCCGACGCGGACGATCGCCGCGCCGCAGGCCACCGAGAAGTCCCGGCAGCGCCTGCACTGCTACGACCTGTCCGGCTTCGAGATGACGGTCGACCCCGAGCAGCTGAGGTCCGGCGGCCGCTGGCAGCCCGGCAACTGGCTGTTCGGCCTGGTCCTCGCGGGCCACGGCATGGTGCGCAGGACCGCGCTGCGGGCGACGGAGGGCGCGTCGGCGCAGTCCGTGGTGCGCGAGCTCGACGACGGGCTGCGGCTCGTCCTCGGCTACAGCAAGGGGCGGCTCGTGCTGCGGATCCAGGAGTACGCGGCGCGCGTGGACGCCCACCGGCGCGACGGGGGCGACGTGGTGCTGTCCGGCACGCTGCCGGGGCGCCTGCGTCCGAAGGCCCTGCGCCTCACCCACGCGACCACGAAGACGGACTTCGACTACCCCGTCCGGCACACCGGCGACCGCTTCGAGGTCCGCGTCCGCCTCGCCGACCTGGAGGACGTGGCGCCCACCCCGCACCTCGCGCCCAAGGAGGTCGAGCCCCCGCACGGCGACCGCTGGCAGGCCAACCTCGTCCTGCCCGACGGCACGCTGAAGTCCCTGGCCGCCACGCTCGACCTGCCCCCGGGGCGGTACGCGTCCCGCGCGGGCCGCGAACTCTGCGCCACCGCCAACGACCAGGGCCGCCTGGTCGTCGAGCTGACCCGGCGGCCCGTCGCGGACCGCGTCACGTGGGACACGGACGGCACGCTCACCGTGGAGGGCACGCTGACCCCGGCCAGCTGGCACGACCCCGAGCTGATCCTGCGGCACAGCGGCCGCGACGAGGAACTGACGGTCCCCACGGAGCAGACCGGCGACCGGTTCCGGGCGGTGATCGCGCCGGGGGGCGGGGTGCTGCGGGAGGGACGGTGGTACGCGTTCTTGCGGGACGGGGCGGGACGTTCCGGGGAAGGGAGCGGACCCGGGCGCGCCGAGGACGGTGTTCCCGTACGGCTGCTCGCCTCCGCCTCCGTCACGCTTCCCCTGCACCACACCGCCCAGGGGCGGGAGTTCACCGTCGACCGGCGGTTCGGTGACCGGCTGTTCGTGGAGGCCGGGTCCGTGCTTTCGCGGTCCGAGCGCGGCGCGTACCGGCGGCACAGGCTCCGTACCGTCCACTACCCGAGCCGCCGCCGACTCCCCCTGCGCGACGCCGTCCTGTACTTCGACGGGGACTCACCCCGCGCCGTCCACGAGGAACTCGTGCGGCGCGGCGCCGACGTCGAGCACCTGTGGGTCACGCACGACCAGCAGACGCACGTCCCGCCCGGCGCGAAGGGCGTCGAGGAGCACAGCGCCGACTGGTACGACGCGCTGGCCCGCTGCCGCCGCATCGTCACCGCCGGGCACCTCCCCGACTTCTTCGAGCGCCGCGAGGGCCAGACCGTCGTCCAGACCTGGAACGGTGCCCCGCTCAAGCGCATCGGCACCGACCTCACCGACACCCTCTACGCCGACCACGGCCACCTCGACGCCCTGCCGAAACTGTCCCGCCAGTGGGACGTCCTGATCTCGCCGAATCGCTTCTCCACCCCCCACCTGGGCCGCGCCCTCGCCTACGAGGGCGAGGTCCTGGAAGCCGGCTCACCCCGCAACGACGTACTGTTCACCGAGGACCGCGACAAGGTCGCCGAACGGGTCCGCGGCGAGCTCGGCATCGCGCCGGACAAGCGGATCGTGCTGTACGCGCCGACGTACCGTGACCATCTCGCCTACTCCCCCGGCCGGTTCCGCTACGAGCCCGCGCTCGACTTCCGCGCCGCCGAGTCCGTCCTCGGCGACGACCACGTGCTGCTCGTCCGCAAACACCCGCTGACGTCCGGACGGCTGACGGGCGCCCGCGCCCCCTTCGTACGCGACGTGTCGGCGCACCCGCGGGCCGCCGAACTCCTGCTGCTCGCCGACGTCCTGGTGACGGACTACTCCTCCCTGATGTTCGACTTCGCGCACACCGGCAGACCGATGCTGTTCCACGCGTACGACCTGGAGCACTACCGCGACACCGTCCGCGGCTTCTACCTCGACTTCGAGACGCGCGCCCCCGGCCCGCTGCTCGCCACCACCCACGAGGTCGTCGAGGCGCTGCGCGACCTGGACGCGATCACGTCACGGCACGCGGACGCGTACGCCGCGTTCCGCGAGGCCTACTGCGACCTGGACGACGGGCGGGCCGCGGCCCGCGTGGCGGAGAGGCTCATGCGGTGA
- a CDS encoding glycosyltransferase family A protein: MIGYNDAAHLADAVRSALAQGPAVHEVIAVDDCSTDGSAEILAGLAADDPRLRVIRRETNSGGCGTPRNDGIDAAEAPYLMFLDSDDVLPPGAVDALLAAARRHGAEVASGLCVRRELPSGREVPWQPEIYRKAQLVARPELRPRLVHDTLCVNKLYRTAFLREHGIRFPEGRFVYEDFVFTARMLAAAPRIALVPDTVYVWHVRRAATKLSISLDRSDIANWQARIEAHRQSVDILRDAHGTGGKRLARAARAKFLDHSLRMYTRELTARGTEYRREWWGLTRAYLATFDAADLDAAPAPGRVIARVVLASEEPRDLRRLNQVAARPARLAPPYPRTPDGTPVWAKDLPRVTLEHLLVRPLRLLPLAVDGELRPAAGGSRLTLRLHELYGRVADAGPATVDVELVHRQTGAPGMRRTAAFSSERPGETWTAEVLLDLASLDNAVWDVRLRLLFEDGTARDATAHAVAGPGLLRRTVVPSRRRGVLLVQPYATQAGNLSVRLAPGVRGVTEVAKRRLTRLLRSARGAAGH, from the coding sequence GTGATCGGTTACAACGACGCGGCCCACCTCGCGGACGCCGTGCGCTCCGCGCTCGCACAGGGACCCGCCGTCCACGAGGTGATCGCCGTCGACGACTGCTCGACGGACGGCAGCGCGGAGATCCTCGCCGGGCTCGCGGCCGACGACCCGCGCCTGCGCGTGATCCGCAGGGAGACCAACAGCGGCGGCTGCGGCACCCCCCGCAACGACGGGATCGACGCCGCCGAGGCGCCGTACCTGATGTTCCTCGACAGCGACGACGTGCTGCCGCCCGGCGCGGTCGACGCGCTGCTCGCCGCCGCGCGCAGGCACGGCGCGGAGGTCGCGTCGGGGCTCTGCGTGCGCCGCGAGCTGCCCTCGGGGCGCGAGGTGCCCTGGCAGCCGGAGATCTACCGCAAGGCACAGCTCGTCGCCCGCCCCGAGCTGCGCCCGCGCCTCGTCCACGACACGCTCTGCGTCAACAAGCTGTACCGCACGGCGTTCCTGCGCGAGCACGGCATCCGTTTCCCCGAAGGCCGCTTCGTCTACGAGGACTTCGTCTTCACCGCGCGCATGCTCGCCGCCGCCCCGCGCATCGCCCTGGTCCCCGACACGGTCTACGTCTGGCACGTGCGCCGCGCCGCCACCAAGCTGTCGATCTCCCTCGACCGCTCCGACATCGCCAACTGGCAGGCCCGCATAGAGGCGCACCGTCAGTCCGTCGACATCCTGCGGGACGCGCACGGCACCGGCGGCAAGCGGCTCGCGCGGGCGGCCCGCGCCAAGTTCCTCGACCACAGCCTGCGCATGTACACGCGCGAGCTCACCGCGCGCGGCACGGAGTACCGGCGCGAGTGGTGGGGTCTCACGCGCGCGTACCTGGCGACGTTCGACGCCGCCGACCTCGACGCGGCGCCCGCGCCCGGCCGGGTCATCGCCCGCGTCGTCCTCGCCTCCGAGGAGCCGCGTGACCTGCGCCGCCTCAACCAGGTCGCGGCCCGCCCGGCCCGGCTCGCACCGCCGTACCCGAGGACGCCGGACGGCACGCCCGTCTGGGCGAAGGACCTCCCCCGGGTCACCCTGGAGCACCTCCTCGTCCGGCCCCTGCGGCTGCTGCCCCTCGCGGTCGACGGCGAGCTGCGCCCGGCCGCCGGCGGGTCGCGGCTGACGCTGCGGCTGCACGAGCTGTACGGGCGGGTGGCGGACGCGGGACCCGCCACGGTCGACGTCGAGCTGGTGCACCGGCAGACGGGGGCGCCCGGGATGCGCAGGACGGCGGCGTTCTCGTCCGAGCGGCCGGGGGAGACATGGACCGCCGAGGTCCTCCTCGACCTCGCCTCCCTGGACAACGCCGTGTGGGACGTCCGCCTCCGGCTCCTCTTCGAGGACGGCACGGCGCGCGACGCGACCGCGCACGCCGTCGCGGGGCCCGGTCTGCTGCGCAGGACGGTGGTGCCGAGCAGGCGGCGCGGGGTACTGCTCGTCCAGCCGTACGCGACGCAGGCGGGGAACCTGTCGGTGCGGCTCGCGCCCGGCGTGCGGGGCGTGACGGAGGTCGCGAAGCGGCGCCTGACCAGGCTTCTGCGCTCCGCGCGGGGCGCCGCGGGCCACTGA